The Peribacillus simplex genome contains the following window.
CGATCCAAAAGAGGAATTTCAAGACTTTTCTCAATTTGCAGATGTATTGAAAGAATTCCTTGAGAGTCTTGGTTTGCAATCGGTATACCTGCTCGGTCATTCGATGGGCTCGGCTATCGCACTCGATTTTACTAGCCGTTTCCCCGAGATGGTCGAGGCGCTGATTATATCTGATGCGACTCGCGGGGCAGCTGGTGTTAGCCAGGAAGAAAATAAACGGAAACTTCAGAATAGATTGCACTCCATCAATACGTTAAATCCGGGTGAACTGGCAAAGAAAAGGGTCAAAGCGCTAATGTCGCCAAATGCTTCTGTTGAGTTAGTTAAGGAAGCAGAACGCATCATGTCGCAAGTGCGCCCGGCTGGATACCGGTCTGTTTCCTTCTCTTTATCAAATTTAAACCAAATGGAAATCCTTTCTTCTATATCCGTTCCGACCTTGGTCATATGCGGTGAACTGGATCAGGTCACACCGGTTAGTGAATCGAGAATTTTTCATGAATTGATTCCTAATTCCGAATTTGCCATCGTACCGAATACCGGCCATTTATGTTATCAGGAAGATCCAGAAGTGTTCAATGAATATGTTACGGATTTTTTACAGAGACAACAGGTAGGGCAAAGTTGAAGTATGCATGAAAAAATATACATCAACTTAATTTGCAGTAAAAGTTGTAAATATGCTGCAAGTTCCTTCTAGGTAAGAGTTGAGGTGAGAAAGCTTAATAAAATGGTTTATAACTCTTAGAGAATTGAGATATACAACGGGGGGAATACTCGAATGGAAAGCGAAGAAAAAGATAAAGAGAAATATAGTGCTAATTCATTGGTAAGAGGGTTGGAAATCATTAAGCTCTTTAATGAATTACAGCCGAGTTTGTCTCTTTCAGAAATTGCAAAACAACTGGGAGTAAGCCGAACGGTGCCATATCGTTTATTATTCACCTTACAAAATATTGGTTATCTGTCTCAGGATGAGCATACCAAACGTTATAGTTTAACACCAAAGGTTCTTGAATTGGGCTTCAGCTATTTGAATAGTTTGAAATTCCAGGAAATAGTCCAACCTTATATGGAGACACTGCGTGATGAAATCGGAGCCTCCTGCCACCTGTCCATTTTGGATGGATTGGAAGTTGTTTATGTTGGCAGTGCCCCGATCAGAGGGGTATCTGCTGTCAATGTGAACATAGGGTTGCGGCTGCCAGCACATGCTTTGGCCAATGGAAAAT
Protein-coding sequences here:
- a CDS encoding alpha/beta fold hydrolase, which translates into the protein MPISQLKEFSIHYLESGEGKALVILHGLGNNSQSWRKQLCQMNEEFRVIAWDAPGYGESSDPKEEFQDFSQFADVLKEFLESLGLQSVYLLGHSMGSAIALDFTSRFPEMVEALIISDATRGAAGVSQEENKRKLQNRLHSINTLNPGELAKKRVKALMSPNASVELVKEAERIMSQVRPAGYRSVSFSLSNLNQMEILSSISVPTLVICGELDQVTPVSESRIFHELIPNSEFAIVPNTGHLCYQEDPEVFNEYVTDFLQRQQVGQS
- a CDS encoding IclR family transcriptional regulator gives rise to the protein MESEEKDKEKYSANSLVRGLEIIKLFNELQPSLSLSEIAKQLGVSRTVPYRLLFTLQNIGYLSQDEHTKRYSLTPKVLELGFSYLNSLKFQEIVQPYMETLRDEIGASCHLSILDGLEVVYVGSAPIRGVSAVNVNIGLRLPAHALANGKLLLAYQPKEMLMQMFKISNLTPYTDKTLTAPGEFQKQLESIRQNGYSMTSGEFHPGIRSVAAPIFDRTGKVLAALNVVATESAYQEDFIDKIALPKLMEVSRQLSLYMGYSGVMSFQHDDV